ACATAAAAGAGACCGGCCATGGTCAAACTATAGAATATCAGAACAATAATTATTACTATGATGAGTTCCTCAATAAATCCTAGAAAGGAATCACGGCATTGCTTGAAAGTACCACTTTTCCCACTACCTTCGTGTGGCAGAAGACCCGCTTCTAAATCTATCATGTATTCATTACACTTGACCACCTCCTCTTCCCCATGGTTTTCAACAAGTTCTACTTGTgtagtttcttcttcctgtTGCTCCATTTTCAGTACTTCAGAGCGTCTTGATGTATCTTTATCTTGGTGCCAGGCAGGAAAACAATTACTGTCGTCTCTCTTAGTTCAAAAAAGTTAGGTGGTGCAGTAGTAGTTGACAAAAAATCCATCTCGGTCTCAGCGAATCGAAAAGCACAAACATCTGGTTAAATCCTTCAAGTTTTATATCGAATGAAAATGCACCAGATAAGGTTCTGCGCATCGCAAGTAATAAATTATAGTAGCGCGCCATACAAGAGATGCATCTATTTTCCCGCTAGACGACACAAAAAATGAACCCGTGCGAATGTTATATATCCCACGTGTCGGAAAGTGTGGGTACTAAGTAACTTTATAGGACAGAACATCTACAagggaaaaacaaaaaaacgtCCGAGACGTTAGTTAAGATTTCCCCGTAGCTCAGATTAGGGAGAGGCTGAAGATTAGACGGGATGTAATAAAATGACACCACGTTATCAGGGTTTTTATCAGAGTGGAAATTagttatatttttcagCACTGTCATGAAGAGGTTCCGGTTAATTTACGTAGAATAGTACGCTTTATTCATACATCGCTGCATGCGAACGCACGTTCTGAATAACAAAGTTCATCATGGGCAAGCCGGAAATAAGCACTACAAACGTAATCATGTCTTGAGTACTCAAGAATGCTTAAAATTGTGTAGCGTACACCACTTGCTCATCCAACAAGTATTATAGTCCATGATTATCGTATCTGGTACGCACCTTACATAACCCTACAAATGTAAAGGGTTCGCAAAGCAacatacaaaaaaaaaaaaaaaaaccatgattttcttcttagAATCTAGATGCCACCGAATGGGCTTCTTTCGCAACGTAGACGTGTATATACAAGAGTAACCTCTATTTacaactttttcttttagtcAGCGCTCGGATCATCATTCGTAGGTTCTAAACTTTGGGGAGAATATCTTTGGTAAAGATGAAATAGTTCGAAGCATAATTCAAAAGCGATCAGGTATATAATTATCCATTCCAAAAATGTGCCCTTTCTCTCGTTTAACAGGGAAATGAGAGCTCGACATTCGTCCGTGGAATAATCCAGTTTGCTATTAAGGATGTTTATTCTTGGAACAATATCCAAATACCTCgaaacatttttgaaaatcaattCCAACTGGGGTTCGCTCCAATAGAGATCAGGGGTCTCAATGAGCTCCGAATAAAGATTCAGCTTACCTCTAATTAAGAAGAGCCTGCCAATTGACTTTAATGCATCGCTCGATTTTAATTTCAGCGTTGTTCCCTTAGAAATGTTTTCCGTTATTGTTCTGGTCTTTGATATATGCCTTTCCATTGCTTCTTCTAGGACTGCCAAATTTGTGCTTCTCGACAGGCCGCTCGAAAATGCTGCCTTATCTAGCATTCCTTGATCAGAATCTAGCGAGTTAATTAGTATCAAATCACCGGAAAGAAAGCTCTGGTCTACGGTCTTTAGAGTTACGTTCTTGTTGCCGCTGAAAAGCTTTTCgagatcttttttcttctctaatTCCACATAATCCATATCCTCTGTCTCAAAATCCTCTTCACTGAGAGGGTTTATACTTGCTGCTTTAACTAAAGGCACTATTTTGTTCCTTACGGTAGACTCACCAAATCCCCAGCCTACAATGGATCCATTTTGACCTAGAATCATTAAATCTCCTTTCGTGCCATTATCCTGATAACTAAATGTAACAATTTCATCAGTTACCAAACCTGTCGGTTTTAATCCTTTACTGTTAAGCAACCTCATGCATTCTTTGAGATTATATCCCTCTCCAGTTGTAATCGTTGTACAATTCTTCACCTTCAAGCACTTCTTGTTAAAAACATCTTCCAGATTATCATacccattttctttagttCCGTGGTTTGGTACAAAACTTCGTCTCAAATAACGAGTAGAATTCTTAGAGTTTTTGAGCGTCTTCATTGTCTTAATTTTTGTATCCATTGGTTTGCTCCCCTTATCGATTTTGTTCTCTGCTGCCAGTTTATCTTTCCAACGGTCATCTCGCACCTTGAGATTCTGTACCGCTAAACTTGTTCCTATCCATCTGATTTGTGACTTTGATACAAAGCAAAATGAATTTGGTAGTCCTCTGAGTGAAAACATTCCTCCActtatattattttgttaTTAAATGCTTACATAGATCGGTGGAACGGCTTTTTTGAATGTAGCTTCGCCGTATCCGCATACATCATATCTCTTACCAGAAAATGACTTTAAATTCGGAAGATCAGACAAGAATTAAACTGATACAACAAACAATAAGAGTTGCTTTTCATGTCACTAGATTATATGGCAGACTTTATCCTATAGAAATAAATTCGATCATTACATGACTGTATTTGCAGTATATAAAACAGTATTAAGGCCTAATTTAACGACTGTTTTACACAGTGCTGTGCGCAGGCACTTGTAGAACTCACCTTTGTAGATCGATGATTGAGGATTTTCCAGTTTTGTGGCAATATAATATTGCCCACTTGTTCCCTTTATGAGCCTCTTTGGAAAGATTATTATAAATACTCGTGGCAAAACTCCTAGGCGTTGAATTGTTACCTGACCCAAATACCTTTCTCAACCATTCTTCCTTCTGAGCCAAAGAAGTAATTGAAATTATCTCTAAAGTTTCATCTCTCAAGGCATCAACAGTAATAATTGGTGCATTCGATAAGCCGTGTATTACCATATTCGAAGAATTTCTGGCTGCATCCTCGTAAACCcacttttctcttttattagCTTTCT
This is a stretch of genomic DNA from Saccharomyces kudriavzevii IFO 1802 strain IFO1802 genome assembly, chromosome: 4. It encodes these proteins:
- the MRX10 gene encoding Mrx10p (similar to Saccharomyces cerevisiae YDR282C; ancestral locus Anc_5.291), with amino-acid sequence MFSLRGLPNSFCFVSKSQIRWIGTSLAVQNLKVRDDRWKDKLAAENKIDKGSKPMDTKIKTMKTLKNSKNSTRYLRRSFVPNHGTKENGYDNLEDVFNKKCLKVKNCTTITTGEGYNLKECMRLLNSKGLKPTGLVTDEIVTFSYQDNGTKGDLMILGQNGSIVGWGFGESTVRNKIVPLVKAASINPLSEEDFETEDMDYVELEKKKDLEKLFSGNKNVTLKTVDQSFLSGDLILINSLDSDQGMLDKAAFSSGLSRSTNLAVLEEAMERHISKTRTITENISKGTTLKLKSSDALKSIGRLFLIRGKLNLYSELIETPDLYWSEPQLELIFKNVSRYLDIVPRINILNSKLDYSTDECRALISLLNERKGTFLEWIIIYLIAFELCFELFHLYQRYSPQSLEPTNDDPSAD